The following are from one region of the Falco biarmicus isolate bFalBia1 chromosome 1, bFalBia1.pri, whole genome shotgun sequence genome:
- the LOC130159189 gene encoding glycerol-3-phosphate acyltransferase 3 isoform X2, translating to MLKTPAANGIIERDETPMEKEIARLHRVDFEFSDIFYFCRKGFEAIVEDEVTQRFSSEELVSWNLLTRTNVNFHYISLRLTVVWVVGVIVRYCLLLPLRFTLAAIGIISMIVGTTMVGQLPNSSVKNYLSEVVHLTCSRILVRALSGTIHYHNKENKPQKGGICVANHTSPIDAIILTNDGCYAMVGQVHGGLMGVIQRATVKACPHVWFERSEIKDRHLVTKRLREHVADKSKLPILIFPEGTCINNTSVMMFKKGSFEIGGTIYPVAIKYDPQFGDAFWNSSKYNIVSYLLRIMTSWAIVCNVWYMPPMVRKEGEDAVQFANRVRSAIARQGGLTELPWDGGLKRAKVKDTFKEEQQKNYSKMLVRNGSIGSLSTGTESD from the exons GTATCATTGAAAGAGATGAAACGCCTATGGAGAAAGAAATCGCACGTCTGCATCGAGTGGACTTCGAATTCTCTGACATATTCTACTTCTGCAGAAAAGGGTTTGAAGCCATTGTGGAAGATGAAGTCACCCAAAGGTTTTCCTCTGAAGAGCTGGTCTCCTGGAATCTCCTCACAAGGACTAATGTCAACTTCCACTACATCAGCCTGAGGCTGACTGTTGTGTGGGTCGTTGGGGTTATAGTGCGGTACTGCTTACTGCTGCCCCTGCG CTTTACCCTGGCTGCCATTGGGATTATCTCAATGATTGTGGGGACAACAATGGTCGGACAGCTGCCAAACAGCAG TGTGAAAAACTATCTGAGTGAAGTGGTCCACCTCACGTGCTCCCGCATCCTTGTCAGAGCTCTGTCTGGTACCATCCATTACCATAACAA GGAAAACAAACCTCAGAAAGGAGGAATTTGTGTTGCCAACCACACATCACCGATAGATGCAATCATTTTGACAAATGATGGATGCTATGCAATG GTTGGCCAGGTTCACGGTGGACTAATGGGAGTCATTCAGAGAGCCACGGTCAAGGCCTGTCCTCACGTCTGGTTTGAACGCTCAGAAATCAAAGACCGCCATCTAGTGACAAAAAG ACTCAGGGAACATGTGGCGGACAAAAGCAAGCTCCCGATCTTAATTTTTCCAGAAG GCACCTGCATAAACAATACATCTGTGATGATGTTCAAGAAGGGGAGCTTTGAGATAGGAGGGACAATCTATCCTGTTGCAATCAAA TATGATCCTCAGTTTGGAGATGCATTCTGGAACAGCAGCAAATATAACATCGTGAGCTATCTTCTGCGAATAATGACCAGCTGGGCCATTGTTTGCAACGTGTGGTACATGCCACCAATGGTTAGAAAG GAAGGCGAAGATGCTGTTCAGTTTGCCAACAGAGTGAGGTCAGCCATTGCTCGCCAAGGAGGACTGACTGAACTTCCCTG ggatggaggtcTGAAACGAGCGAAAGTCAAAGATACTTTCAAagaagaacagcagaaaaactaCAGCAAGATGCTAGTGAGAAATGGATCCATAGGAAGTCTGTCTACAGGAACAGAGTCAGACTGA